The window TGTATAAAAGCGGTGCACCCTATCTGAATGCAATAAGACGCACAAATAGACAAGAAGTAAAGCAATCATCCAATTGCGGTTAAACATAACCCAAACCGGATCATATAATTCAAATAAAAGGAAACTATCGTAAGCTAACATCACAATAAAAGAAGTAATGAAAATATAAAAATTAGCCCTTCTGTTCAACATCATAACTTGAAACAAGGTAAACAAATAAAGGAATATAATAGCCGAATTTATTTTCAAATCCATAAACATAATATCGAATGGCTTTAGGATGATAAGTACAAGAATACAAAAACTTGCCTTGAAGCGATAATTTGATGATTTCTTTGTAAAAAAAGTGACCATTACCCAAAAGGACCAGGCTACCCAATAAAAAACGATTCCTTCCATTGTCTAACTACCTCCTAACATTTCCATTATCGGTTGAATTTATGTAATTCATTCATATGTGAATGAAACTTTCAGCCTTGATTCATGTTAAGAGGTAGGAGGTGGTTTACATGGGCAAAGATCGCCAAGAAAAAAAATTAAAGGCTAGCAGAAGGCTCGAATCAGATCGTGATCAAGCACTTCACTATCCTGGAGCAACCAAGCTCGAAAGTCCCGAAGAAGCAAGAAAGCTAAACGACTCTAAATATAGTTAATTTCAATATTTACTACAAAAAAGGCTGACCAATTGTAGGTCAGCCTCTTTGACTATATTGTTTTGTATTGATACCTCGTTCACTAAGCCAATGGTATGTTTCACCGGATAGTACCACAGGGACAGTCTGTATTTCCTCGATTGTACTGGCCCCAAGAGCAGTCATGATGACAGAAAGCTCATCATGTAAATTCCTAATCTCTTGAATAAGGGATTCTATCCCCTCTTCCAATAATATTTTCAAAAATGATCCAGCCATTCCCACTGCATTTGCACCTAAAGCAATCGCTTTAGCAATTTCAATGCTTGTTTGGATTCCTCCAGAACCAATAATAGTAACGGGGATTTTACATTCCTTTGCTTCAACAATAGATGCAGGTGTTGAAATACCCCAATCATTAAAAAATGAATAGGGCTGTTTCCGGCGTTCATTTTCGATTTTTGCGAAATTAGTCCCACCAGCTCCGCCAACATCTATTGCGGTCACCCCGATTGAAGCTAAATTATGGACGGTGTCCTTACTCATTCCAAATCCAACCTCTTTCACAATGACAGGGACACCAACTTGGTTAACTATGGCTTCTATCCTTAATAATGCATCGCGAAAATCACGATCACCCTCAGGCATCGTTAATTCTTGGATGGCATTAACATGAATCTGTATGGCATTTGCCTCAATGAGATCAACAGCTAGTTTTGCTTGTTCAACTGTGGCCTCCCAGCCGAGGTTTCCGATGACGATTCCATTTGGATTCATTCTGCGAACAATTTTATAAGTTTCTTTTTCCTTACTATCTTTTATGGCAGCCATTTGCGAACCAACCGCCATTGCTAAGCCTGTTTCTTTAGCGGCGATCGCCAAGTTCTGATTGATTTCAAAGGTACGATCACCCCCGCCACCCGTCATAGCATTTATAAAAATTGGTGAACTCAACAAAAGTTCACCAATTTTTATTGATAATTCAATTTGGTCTAAGCTACTGTTCGGGAGACTTCGATGAACAAAGGTGATATCCTCAAAACTGTTTTTTCGTTCTTGAATTGTTTTTAAAGCGTATCGGATATGATCCCATTTTCGTTCTGATCTCGTCACCATTATCACCATTAGTTCTTAAGATTCTTTAATTTATCTCCGATCATTTCTCCAAGTTGAAAACCTTTTGACTCCTCAGGCAATTCATAATCAAAGTTTTGATCATCTTCTTTTTCTAATAGTTCTTTAATGCTTATAGAAAGACGTTGGTCTTGTTCGCTTACTTCAAGCACTTTAACTTGAACTTCTTGACCTTCTTTTAATACTTCATGTGGAGTAGCAATGTGCTTATGGGAAATTTGTGAAATATGGACCAGTCCTTCAACTCCTGGGAATACTTCAACAAATGCTCCATAAGAAACAATTCGTTTTACCACACCAGTTAAAGTACTACCTTTTGGTGCTTTTTCAGCAATATTTGTCCACGGTCCAGGTAAAGTATCCTTAATAGATAACGAAATTCGATCATTATCGCGGTCTACACTTAATACTTTAACTTGAACACTCTGACCTTCTTGTACAACATCAGAAGGCTTGTCAACATGTTGGTGTGATAATTGAGAAATATGAACAAGTCCATCCACACCACCGATATCTACAAATGCCCCAAAATCAGTAATTCTTTGGACTGTACCCTCTATAACTTGACCTGCTTCCAAGGAATCAATCAAGTTTTGCTTTTGTTTACCTTTTTGCTCTTCAACAACAATACGATGAGAGAGGATTAGGCGATTTTTTTCTTTATCAAGTTCAACAATTTTAAAAGCAAGCGATTGCCCTTTATAGTCAGAAAAGTCTTCAACAAAGAAGGCCTCAACGAGTGATGCAGGAACAAACCCGCGAACACCAAGGTCAACCACTAAGCCGCCTTTAACAACGTCTTTAATTTCAGCTTCAAAAACTTCTCCACTATTAAATTTTGCTTCTAAATCATCCCATGCTTTCTCAGCATCAACTTTACGTTTTGATAAGATTAGTGCTTCTTCCTCAACTTTAATGACTTCAAGATCTAAATCATCGCCTTCTGCAACCGCATCAGACGCTTTTTCTACATGGAGGCTAGATAGTTCGCTAATTGGGATAATCCCATCCAATTTGCTGTTCTCAATATTCACAAGAACTTGTTTTTCTTCCACTTTTGTTACTTGGCCTTTAACTTTGTCACCAACTTCAAAATTTGAAACTTCAACTTGATTCATATCTTCTACCATATGTACTCCTCCTTAATCCAATGACTGCTTCAAAGTATATGTGATGTGA of the Bacillus sp. 1NLA3E genome contains:
- a CDS encoding YphA family membrane protein encodes the protein MEGIVFYWVAWSFWVMVTFFTKKSSNYRFKASFCILVLIILKPFDIMFMDLKINSAIIFLYLFTLFQVMMLNRRANFYIFITSFIVMLAYDSFLLFELYDPVWVMFNRNWMIALLLVYLCVLLHSDRVHRFYTVLIGVAQGECLYSMILKKLNFSYPIGTDLFFDAVAAVLALLFLWILIESVLVMVEHHTSQQRRGREKST
- the rpsA gene encoding 30S ribosomal protein S1; its protein translation is MVEDMNQVEVSNFEVGDKVKGQVTKVEEKQVLVNIENSKLDGIIPISELSSLHVEKASDAVAEGDDLDLEVIKVEEEALILSKRKVDAEKAWDDLEAKFNSGEVFEAEIKDVVKGGLVVDLGVRGFVPASLVEAFFVEDFSDYKGQSLAFKIVELDKEKNRLILSHRIVVEEQKGKQKQNLIDSLEAGQVIEGTVQRITDFGAFVDIGGVDGLVHISQLSHQHVDKPSDVVQEGQSVQVKVLSVDRDNDRISLSIKDTLPGPWTNIAEKAPKGSTLTGVVKRIVSYGAFVEVFPGVEGLVHISQISHKHIATPHEVLKEGQEVQVKVLEVSEQDQRLSISIKELLEKEDDQNFDYELPEESKGFQLGEMIGDKLKNLKN
- the fni gene encoding type 2 isopentenyl-diphosphate Delta-isomerase yields the protein MTRSERKWDHIRYALKTIQERKNSFEDITFVHRSLPNSSLDQIELSIKIGELLLSSPIFINAMTGGGGDRTFEINQNLAIAAKETGLAMAVGSQMAAIKDSKEKETYKIVRRMNPNGIVIGNLGWEATVEQAKLAVDLIEANAIQIHVNAIQELTMPEGDRDFRDALLRIEAIVNQVGVPVIVKEVGFGMSKDTVHNLASIGVTAIDVGGAGGTNFAKIENERRKQPYSFFNDWGISTPASIVEAKECKIPVTIIGSGGIQTSIEIAKAIALGANAVGMAGSFLKILLEEGIESLIQEIRNLHDELSVIMTALGASTIEEIQTVPVVLSGETYHWLSERGINTKQYSQRG
- a CDS encoding YpzI family protein: MGKDRQEKKLKASRRLESDRDQALHYPGATKLESPEEARKLNDSKYS